CACCGCGCCGTAAATCTTTTTTGTGGTACAGATTTTCGGCGAGCGGATCCCCCGTTCGCACACCGTCCACCTCAACCGCGCCAGTGAGGATATCCACGCCATGCGGAGTGATGCGGCAGGTCTCCATGTCGTGCCCCTCGTTTTTGTCCACGGTCACCGCGCCCAGGCCGGCGAGGTACGCAAACTCCCGGCGGATGTCGGTGGTGGAGAGATCGAGCGAAAATTCACGAAGACTTTCCCGCACCTGCTTGTCCGACACGGCGTGCTCAAATAGATCGTTGATGATCGTGAGGATATGCCGCCGCGCGGAGCGGGGATTGTATTCGGTCATTCGGTCTTTCCTTCCAGATTTTCGATGCGGCGCCAAAGCGCGGAGATGGTTGTGGAGTATTCGCGTGTGGTCACAAATTTTTCATCCGCTCGATGCTCGTATTCGCGCAAATCGTCAGCGCCCCGCTGCGCGAAGGCGTTCATTTTTTCCTGCGCCGTGGATATCTGCGCCTGGATATTTTTAAGGTCCTCCTGCACGCGGCCGATCCGATCACGGGCCACGGCTATCGCGCCTATGATGGACACCGCCGCCGTGATCAGGCTCAAAGCCACATCCGCCGGAATCGCCGCTAATCCCATATCCGCCCCGTCAAAAAACCCTGCATATATTTTTCAGCGGATTGAGAAAAAAATCTTCGGCCATTTTGCGCTATTTTTGGCCGTACCCGATTGGCGGCGAGGGAGGGAACCGCCGCCCCAAATTTCCAAACGTTGGAAATTTCGAGGGTGAACAAAAGGCGAAAACAATTTCCAAACGTTGGAAATTTCGAGGGTGAACAAAAGGCGAAAACAATTTCCAAACGTTGGAAATTTCGAGGGTGAACAAAAGGCGAAAACAATTTCCAAACGTTGGAAATTTCGAGGGTGAAAATAATTTAAAAAAATTAAAATCGCTATTGACATGCGGCGCATTGTGCCGCATACTATATCTATAGATAGCGCGGATCACCGCAAACCGGCGCCTCGCGGAAACTTGGGGCAGGGAAACAGTCTCATGCAAAAACATCACGTTACATATCTGGTCTATTACGCCCCCAACAGAGGTCTATACCAGCAGTTGGGGGAGGCTCCTTGCCATTTTGTGGGGGACAGTTACGGCGCCAGCCGAATTGTGTTCGAAATCACGGAGATGGAGGGTCAAGACGAGCAAGCCTGTGAGCGGGCTTGCCGGGATTACATTGCCGCGCATAGCGGCCACAATATCCGTCAAACATCTAATCAACACCTGGTGGCGCTGGCCGCCGGAACTCCGGCACAATCCCGCGATGCTTACAAGTTGATCAGGCGGGCCGCCCGCGTGAGCGCCAATGCAGAGGTGGCCGCCAATGACAGCGGTGTGTTCTACTCCCGCGATTTGGAGCGGCTTATCCACGAGTGGAGGTTCCTGCCGGCGACAACCGCCGAAATCGGCCCCCGGTCTTGGCGGTTGATAAAGCTGACCCCGGCCTATCGTGCAATCCCGGATATTTTTGACGACACTTTCGCGTTGCTGTTCGGAGGGGGGGCAGTAGTGTAGGAGGGGAAAACGAAAACAAAAAATGACGCGGCCGCCAAACGGGCGGCGACCGCATACAACATACAACGCGGGCTTGAACCAATTGCCAAACAACAAAAAGGGGGAAAACATGGACACATCGCTTCCTCGATCCGGTGCGGGCGGGATGATAATTCTCCAAAACGACGGCGCCGCCGTTTCGGGAACGAACTATTGGGACAGCGATCCGGCGAGGGCTGGATACTGCTATCTTAGCTTCAATGCCGGGGCGGCGCGGTTGCTCGTGCCGCCCCCGTTGGAACCGGCTATCGGCGCCATGTCAACGGCGCGCCTCGTGATAATCTCGCGGGGGGCGTGGCCGGAGCGGGAGCGGCGGGATGCGTATGAGGTATTGTTTGAGGATGGCTCGAACAATCCCTATTGCATCCACTTGGGCGCGGAGCAATCGGATCGTCTGCTCCCGGTGGAGGATCATGGGGCGGATATACTGGTGATCGTTTATGCGCGCGGCGGGGAGCGGCTCCGCTTGCCAGGGAAATACCGGATCGTGGACGCCATCCCGTGCCTCAAACCGTGGGAGACCCGGAAATGAAAATAAAACTGCGATTCCCGGCGGACAGCCTTGCCGCAATCGCCCGGATGGGGTTGCGGCAAAAAAGCCCGGAGACACTCCGTTGGACGGCGGATCACCCGGATAGTAGCTACGGCATCGGGATTATTTTGCGCGGCAAGTCCGGGGATCGGCTTGGCGGCAAGGAGTTTGCCGTCATGCGCCAGCGTTGGGGCGCGTGGATCGAGGTGGATTCCGCCGAAACAAAACGGCGGGCGGCTAACGCGCTCTACTTGGCGCTTACGGATACGCCGGAAGATGCAATAAGGGTAGTGGAGGAAAATGAAAACAAAATGTGAACGATGCGCCGCAGCGGCTGAAAATGCGGGAAGGGGAACGTGGCGGGAAAAAATAATCGCGCCCGGCTCCGGGCGGCGGTGAAAAAATCCGGGATGACCAATAAGGCGGTGGCGGCGTATCTTGGCGTGTCGCCGCGGACTCTGCGGGCATGGCTCGCCGATCCCGCGGATGTGTCCGCCCGCCCCTGCCCGCTGATGGCCGCGCTGGCGATGGAGGCGGCGGAAAAACTGGGGGATGGAAACGTCAGCGAGGGAATCCGGTTGGCGCTGAAAGGTGTAAAATAATATCAGGAGGACATTATGAGCGTATGGTCGCGGCTGTTGTTCTGGGTGGCAATGATTATAATTGTGATGCGGCTATTCTGACGCCGACGGCGAGGATCAGCGCAGTCCTGTCTGGGGCCAGTGTTTCTTAAATCCTTCGTCTCCAATCGCCTTTAACTCTGTCGGTTGCAAATTATATTTTGTTTCGAGGCGTTTTTCACTCTCCGACAAAAGAGCATAAAAAAGCTTACCGTGTTTTTGTTTTAATGTTTCCAGCGAGGGATTATAAGGATGCTGGAATTCGACTGCTTCGCTCGGAATCCACCCTTTAATGCCAACGGCTTTTTTAATCCAACCCTTGACCCCGTCCATGACCACAATCCAATAATCGTAGCTGGTATTGGCATCGGTCTTTTCATAAATCTCTTTGCGTAGAACTTTTATTGCTGTCCCCGGCGGGAGTTGCACGGTGTTTTCCATTTTTATCACGGCTTCTGTCAGGTTAGCCGGTTTCCCACGGGTTTGTATTAGCGGGGTGTTGGGAGATGACAGAGTGATTATTTGACCGACTTTTAATTCCCCCACCCGCTTTGAAGATGGAATGGGAAATTCTTTTTCTGCCTGTTTTCCGGCCTGTTGCCTTGCTTCTATTAATTCACTGTATATAAGTTTTTTTTCGTTTTCCGGCCGCGCCGATGCATGCGATATGGTGGGTGATGTTGTCAAACCCATTATTGCGAGTATGACAATAAATATTAATGTGGCGATGGGTCTAGCGCTCTTGTCCGCCATTTTCAAATCCTCCTCATAAGCGCCACCACGCGGCCAACGATCCGCAGGGTGTCCGCCGCCGCTTCGCGCGGAACTGTTTCCGTGCTGTATATCGGGTTCTCCGATTTGACCAATATACTGCCGTCATATAATTTTTGCAACCGCTTGGCCACCAGAGTTCCGTCCTTTTGCAAAATATAGATCGCATCATCGGCCACGGCGGAGATGGACGTGTCCACCAAAAGCGTGTCCCGGTCCTTTATCGCCGGGTCCATGCTGTCCCCCCGCGCCTCGATACATGCGAGATTTTTAGCGTCCAGCCGCTCCGCCGAAAGCCATTCGCGGGAAAAAGCGCGCCAGCCGATTATATGTTCCTCATCCACGATGGCACCGGGACCGAGGGAAGCGAAGACGCCATGCAAGGGGATTTTTATAAAGTCTGGCGAATTCGCACCAGCGGGCTTTTCGGCGACCACCGGGGAACCATCATATGAAATCAATTCCTCCAGCGTTTCGCATTGGTGATTGTTAAATACATTTTCACCGGAAAGCAGCCAGTTGATGTATCGCCCACTTGGTTTCAACCCGGATGAATTGACCATCAGAAATACGGTGTCCAGGTGGGGAGCTATCGTTCCGCGCTCGTATCGAGAGATGACTGTTTGCGCCACCCCAAGTTTTGCGGCGAATTCTTTTTGAGTGAGGGCACAATATTCGCGCAAATTCTTAATTCTTATACCCATAGCCTCGTAAGTGCTTTTTTCACTTGACATATACGCTAAATTTCTTTTAAATGATTAACATTATAACTTCTGCGTATATTCGATGGACTCCAGGCACATCAAAGCCGCGCTGATCCTCGTAGGCGAGGGGCCTTTAACAATATCCAGGCGGGTCGGAGTGTCCCAGCCGATGGTGTCTATGGTGATTTCCGGGCGGCGCACATCACGCAAAGTCAAAAAGGAAATAGCACGGGTTCTCGGTAAAAGATACCGCGAAGTGTGGAGAGAAGGGAAATGATTATGTGTCCGGCGGCTGGGGAGGCGGCGCTTGCGCCGAGGGCTTTTGATTTCGACGGGGAGCGCCTGCAGGAGGCCTGCTGGATAAACGGCAAGCCCTATTTCACCCGCCGGGCAATCGGCGAATGGCTGGAATACGAGAACCCGCAAAAGGCCGTGGACAATATTATTTCGCGGAATCCGCACATCAGCGATCCGCGCTGGAGCTCTACCCTCAATTTGAGGGTAGAGCTCACCACTGGCAAGGGGGGCAACTCCACCTACGAACGGGAGTCCGAACAGGAGGTCTATTCCCCGGTTGGGCTTCAGTTGATCGTTTTCGAGAGCGGCCAGCCGAAGGCGAGGGAATACAAAATATGGGTGGCCAACCTTGTCCACGCATTCATGAGCGGCGAGCTGAAAGAACCTCCCAGGACAATCTCCTTTTTTGAGGCGGCCATGATGGACGACGGGGAGATGCGGGAGAAATACCTGATCGCTTTCGCCATGAGCCACAAATTCCTTGTGCGGGGCGGAGAACGGCGGCATTTGCAATTCCGCGCGGTGAAGGCGCGGGCGGACAGGCTCCGGAGAAAGACGTTTTTTCATCTTGTCGGCAAAGCCCTCATGAAGGTTGGCTGGCTTGCCCCCATCGCAAAAGGGGGTCTTTGCGCCCTATGATCGCTTATCCATCTATATATAGCCAGCATCGTCAGCACAGTTTCCCTCGCCGCTCTATTTTTTTCACCGCCGCCATTTTCCCTTTTTTTGCCCCGGCGGGCAAGGTCTATGAAAAGTAAAAAATTAGACCGGCAGGCGGCGCTGGACTTTAACCGGGTGGAGCCGGGACCGGAGCATGGCGCCGCGCTGGCGGGGATACTTGTGATGGGGGAAATCCAGCGGTTGATGAAGCGGCGAAATAAAAGCCGATCAAATCTCGCGGATTATCTGACCTGGCGGTTGGATCGGACCATCGCGGTGACCACCGTGGACATGTGGTTTTGTGAAACGAAGGATAAATGGCCTTCTTTCCCCATTCTGCTTTTGATCTGTGATTTCCTCGGCAGTTATGAGCCGCTCAACGCGATGGCGCAAACGCGGGGGCTTTCCGTGATTGACGAGGAGGGGCAAAAGCTCCTGGCTGTCGGCGAGGCGTACATGAACAAAAAGCTGATCGCCATGCACGACGAAAAACTGGAGCGGGCGGTGGACGGGATTTTGTTAAGCCGGGCAAAGCGCGGGGAGATCAAGCTGTGATAACTGCCGGGATGAGCGCCACAGACAAACAGCGCGTTCTTCGCGCGGTGCGAAGGGTAATGGCGGCAAACAAACAAAGCCGCGAAGAACTGGCCGCCCATCTGGACGCCTTTGGTTTTTCCGTTCCAATCGGCTCGGTGAATAAATGGTTTAAAAGTTCCAGACGGGATTATTTCCCCAGCGACAAAGAAATGCGCGAGGTCGTCAGATTCGCGCTGGGGGAGGGTACTTTTGACTGGGAAAAAGAACTGGCGGAGGCGGTGAAGGCGGATGGAGATGAAAGCGATGACAGGGATTATCTGCGGAGGCTGCGGCGGGCGCAGCTGATTTATGCGATCACAAAGTCAAACGGAGGAGCGGCATATGTGTAGCGGCGATGGGATTGAGATCACAAAAAGCGCGGCGGCGCGGGCGCGCATGGACGCGCTGTGGAGGCTTTCGGCGGCGGCGGAGAAGCTGGGATTTCACGCGGTTTTTATCCCGGCGAAAGCGAATCCGGGCAACAAGCGGCGCTTGGCGGTGCTGGCGATCAAGATGATCCGGGCGGAACACGAGCTGGAAAACATGGTGGACATAAAGGAGGGGGCGTGATGAACGGAACGATTGCGATTGATATTGACGCGAGGGCGGTTCTGGAGCGGCTGTCATCCGACGAGAAGCTGATCCTGGTGATCGAGGCGCTGGCGGAAAGGCATTTCCGGCCGGCGGGGGTGAAAGACCTGGTGGAAGCCACCGGACTTGCGGCGGCGACGGTGATAACAAAGCTCGGCGCGCTCCAGGCCAATGACTGGGCGGAAAAAGTGGACGACCGCTACCGCCTCGGGAAAGGGATTTTGGACATTGCGTTTTGCGTTTACAGGGGTGCGGCGGACGCGGCCTTGAAGATAGCGGATGAAATCAAACAATACGGAGGAATCGGAAATGGCAAGTAATAAAAAAGTTAGCCGCGTGGCGAAACTCAAAGAGCGCCGCGTTGAGCGGTTCGCGGCGGAGAAAAAAGAACAGCCGAAGACGGCGGCGGTGGCGCTGGCGCATCCGGCCAGCGCGAAGGACAAGGCGGTGGAGAAATTGCGTGGGGGCTTG
The genomic region above belongs to Nitrospinota bacterium and contains:
- a CDS encoding helix-turn-helix transcriptional regulator, with the protein product MAGKNNRARLRAAVKKSGMTNKAVAAYLGVSPRTLRAWLADPADVSARPCPLMAALAMEAAEKLGDGNVSEGIRLALKGVK
- a CDS encoding LexA family transcriptional regulator; translated protein: MGIRIKNLREYCALTQKEFAAKLGVAQTVISRYERGTIAPHLDTVFLMVNSSGLKPSGRYINWLLSGENVFNNHQCETLEELISYDGSPVVAEKPAGANSPDFIKIPLHGVFASLGPGAIVDEEHIIGWRAFSREWLSAERLDAKNLACIEARGDSMDPAIKDRDTLLVDTSISAVADDAIYILQKDGTLVAKRLQKLYDGSILVKSENPIYSTETVPREAAADTLRIVGRVVALMRRI